One Thioclava sp. ES.031 genomic window, CCCGCAGCCAGCGCGGCCGAGATCTGCCCGGTGAAGATCGCCAGCGGGAAGTTCCACGGGCTGATCGCCGCGAAGATGCCGCGTGCGGTCGGGTCGCTCTCTTCGGCCTGCGCCGAGTAGTAATGCAGGAAGTCGACCGCCTCGCGCAATTCGCCCACGGCGTCGAGCTGGCTCTTGCCCGCCTCTTTCGCGAGCACGGCGAAGAAGGGCCCGAAGTTTTCCTCGTAAAGCTCCGCCACGCGGCGCAGAACGGCGGCGCGCTCGAAGACCGGGGCCTGCCAGGGGCGCGCGGCGTCGATGGCAGCCGCGACACAGGCCTCGTCGGCCTCGGTGACGCGGGCCACCTCTTCACCCGTCGAGGGGTTGATGACGGCCACGGCCTGCCCCGTCGCCTCGCCCGCCACCAGCGGGCCCGCATCCGGGATCGCCACATTGCGGGCGGCGTCGATACGCGCCAGCGTGCCCTCATCGGTCAGATCGAAACCCATGGAATTCTCGCGGGACTCGGCGAACACTTCCGAGGGGAGCTTGAGCATCGCCGAACGCTCGGCATTCGCAAGCTGCACGAACGGGTCTTCCGCGATGGTCTCGGGCGCCACGTCCTCATCGACGATCTGGTGCACGAAGGAAGAGTTCGCGCCGTTCTCCAGCAGGCGACGCACCAGATAGGCCAGCAGGTCGCGATGCGCGCCGACGGGGGCGTAGATGCGGCAGCGGGTGCCTTCTTCGCGGTGGACGATCTCGTGCAGACGCTCGCCCATGCCGTGCAGGCGCTGGAACTCGTAGGGACGGCCCTCGGCCATCTCGAGGATCGCCGCGACCGAATGAGCGTTATGGGTGGCGAATTGCGGATAGATGCGGTCGGTATAGCTGAACAGCTTGCGCGCATTGGCAAGGTAGCTGACATCGGTCGCAGCCTTCGTGGTGAACAGCGGGAAGTCCGGCAGGCCTTCGACCTGCGCCAGCTTCATCTCGGTGTCCCAATAGGCGCCCTTCACCAGACGCACCATGATCTTGCGGTCGAGCTTTTCGGCCAGTGCGCCCAGCCAGTCGATCACGAGGCTCGCGCGCTTGCCGTAAGCCTGCACGACCACGCCGAACCCGTCCCAGCCGGCCAGCTCGGGGTCCGACAGAACCTCCTTGATGATCTTGAGTGAGATCACCAGACGGTCCTGCTCTTCGGCGTCGATATTGAGGCCCATATTCCCGGCCTTCGCGGCCTTCGCCAGATCCTTGAGCACTGGCACGATCTCGGCCATGGCGCGCTCTTCCTTGGCGACCTCGTAGCGCGGATGCAGCGCCGAGAGCTTTACCGAGATGCCGGGATTTTCGGCCACGGGACGGTCCTTGCAGACCTTCGCGATAGCGGCGATGGCGTCGGCATAATCCTTCGCGTAGCGCTTGGCGTCGCGCGCGGTGCGGGCGGCCTCGCCCAGCATGTCGTAACTGTAGGTATAGCCGCGATCTTCGAGCTTCTTGGCGCGGCTCAGCGCGTTCTCGATGGTCTCGCCGAGGACGAACTGGCGGCCCATCTCCTTCATCGCGCGGCTGACGGCGGCGCGGATCACCGGCTCGCCCAGACGGCGCACAGCCCCGCGCAGCACGCCAGCCATGCCGGGCTTTTCGTCTTCGAGCACGCGGCCCGTCAGCATCAGCGCCCAGGTCGAGGCGTTGACCATCGACGACGAGGCCGTGCCCATATGCTTGCCCCAGTCGGACGGTGCGATCTTGTCTTCGATCAGCGCGTCGATGGTCTCGGCATCGGGCACGCGCAGCATCGCCTCGGCCAGACACATCAGAGCGACGCCTTCCTGCGTGGACAGGCCGTATTCCGCGAGGAAGTGCTCCATCAGCGTCGGTTTGGCTTCGGTCCGGATGCGGCGCACAAGCTTCGCCGCGCGGGCAGAGATCTGCGTGCGATCACTCTCGCTCAGTTCGGCTTGGCCCTTCAGGCGCTCGAGAACTGCGGCTTCATCGGCGAATTTCGCCTGCGTCGTGAACTGATCGAACGTGTCGCCCATGCGATCCTCCCTAAATCTGATTGGCTGATGCTATTCGATTTCCTCTAGGCGATTGGCTCAAAGATTTGCTAAGCGATGGTCTCTATGACTTATTTTAGGAGACTACGCAGCCTATGAGTGAAGAGATCGATGCGATCGACAGGCGAATCCTCAACGAGCTTATCGCCGATGCTCGCCTCCCCGTGGCTGAGATAGCGCGCAGGGTCGGCTTGTCGAAGACGCCGGTGGCCGCGCGCATCCGTCAGATGGAGGAAACCGGGCTCATCAAGGGCTACCGGGCGATGATCTCGCCGATCAAGCTGGGGCTGACCCATGTCACCTATATCGAGCTGAAATTGAGCGATACGCGCGAGACGGCGCTGAAGGCGTTCAACGCCGCAGTGCGCGCGATCCCCGAGGTCGAAGAGTGCTACATGATCGCGGGCGGCTTCGATTATCTGGTGAAGATCCGCGCCCGCGACATGGCCGATTACCGGCGGATCATGTCGGAGGATCTGTCCACCCTGCCCCATGTCCATTCGTCGTCGAGCTATGTCGCGATGGAGACCGTTGTGGAAGCGAGTGCTCCGCCGCTGGAGTGAGGGCAACGCAGGGCCGCGCCCGACCGCCGGGCGGGCGTCCCTCGCATGTGGTCTGCACTTTATCGCGGCCAAATCCGGATGACCTCGACCCGCGCGCTT contains:
- the putA gene encoding bifunctional proline dehydrogenase/L-glutamate gamma-semialdehyde dehydrogenase PutA encodes the protein MGDTFDQFTTQAKFADEAAVLERLKGQAELSESDRTQISARAAKLVRRIRTEAKPTLMEHFLAEYGLSTQEGVALMCLAEAMLRVPDAETIDALIEDKIAPSDWGKHMGTASSSMVNASTWALMLTGRVLEDEKPGMAGVLRGAVRRLGEPVIRAAVSRAMKEMGRQFVLGETIENALSRAKKLEDRGYTYSYDMLGEAARTARDAKRYAKDYADAIAAIAKVCKDRPVAENPGISVKLSALHPRYEVAKEERAMAEIVPVLKDLAKAAKAGNMGLNIDAEEQDRLVISLKIIKEVLSDPELAGWDGFGVVVQAYGKRASLVIDWLGALAEKLDRKIMVRLVKGAYWDTEMKLAQVEGLPDFPLFTTKAATDVSYLANARKLFSYTDRIYPQFATHNAHSVAAILEMAEGRPYEFQRLHGMGERLHEIVHREEGTRCRIYAPVGAHRDLLAYLVRRLLENGANSSFVHQIVDEDVAPETIAEDPFVQLANAERSAMLKLPSEVFAESRENSMGFDLTDEGTLARIDAARNVAIPDAGPLVAGEATGQAVAVINPSTGEEVARVTEADEACVAAAIDAARPWQAPVFERAAVLRRVAELYEENFGPFFAVLAKEAGKSQLDAVGELREAVDFLHYYSAQAEESDPTARGIFAAISPWNFPLAIFTGQISAALAAGNGVIAKPAEQTPLVAAIAVRLMHEAGVPRDVLQLLPGRGETVGAALSSNPKIAGIAFTGSTETAKMIRRSMADNLDPTAPLIAETGGLNAMIVDSTALPEQATRDIIASAFQSAGQRCSALRCLYVQEDVAEGLISMIKGAMDELSLGDPWYLSTDVGPVIDDEAQADIAAYIATAEKEGRVLHKLDAPSKGHFIAPTLVKVSGVEALEREVFGPVLHIATYRAEDIEKVFAAINATGYGLTAGLHSRIDNRVQEVSDALHVGNLYVNRNQIGAVVGSQPFGGEGLSGTGPKAGGPLYLTRFAMAPEASSKNGEWGHKADLDALRKKLAKAAAKAEASEPLEALELPGPTGEANTLRRYPRGPILCLGPGEAAQVAQIKAVEKLGGVAVGADGKIAPEVLETLEDIAGVIWWGHDTRALVKALAKREGPILTLTTGAVQKADVLHERHLCVDTTAAGGNAALLAG
- a CDS encoding Lrp/AsnC family transcriptional regulator, with product MSEEIDAIDRRILNELIADARLPVAEIARRVGLSKTPVAARIRQMEETGLIKGYRAMISPIKLGLTHVTYIELKLSDTRETALKAFNAAVRAIPEVEECYMIAGGFDYLVKIRARDMADYRRIMSEDLSTLPHVHSSSSYVAMETVVEASAPPLE